TTACGCGAGACAGATGGAACGGCCGTAGCGGTCGACCGGGATGAAATTCGTGCTGCCCAGATAGCCATGGGAGCGCAGGGAATTTCCGCCTCACCGGAGGGATCTGCCACGTTGGCAGGCACTATCCGGTTAATTGAATCCGGTTGGATCGGACGAAACGAACGAGTAGTGCTATTTAATACTTCACATGCAATCAAGTATTGGCCTTATACATCCTCTTCCTCTGTACCGATCGTGAAAAATTACGAGGAATGGGTTCGCCTGACGAGTCCCCAACTAAAGGAAGGTGCCATGAAATGACACAAACCCGCAAACCGGAAATGGGAAAATGGGGACTCTACAAGTTTTTCAAGGCGGATACCGCTGTCAGCCGATACTTGCCACCAACAGCCGTTTTAAACTGCTCCACTCTGCAATCGTTTCTCTCGAATCATTCTGCTGTGTACATCAAACCGGCCAACGGATCGACCGGACGTGGCGTCATCAAGGTTTGGAAACACAACGGCCGTTACGCCTATGTAAAAGAAAAGGGAACACAATTGCAGTTTTCCGATCTCGACTCCCTATACCGTAAGCTGAGAGCGGAACAGGCTGTCACCAAAGCCATTTACATTATTCAACGAGCCATCCCACTGGCGCAGATTAAGGGCCGTCCATTTGATGTCCGGCTAATGATGATGCGAAATGAGTCCGGTCATTGGGAATATGTCGGAATGGCGGCAAAAGTGGCCGGACCTAAAAGTATCATAACCAATGTGGTGCGTAGTAAAGGGTATATTCTATCGGTCGACGATGCTCTGAAACAGTCTCTCGGACTCAGTTCAACGGAAATTGATAACATCAAACGACAAATGATCCATCTCGGTTACAAAACGTGCCACAGGTTTGATTCGTATAAACGGTACTGGCAGATCGGACTCGATCTGGCTGTTGACCAGAACAGAAAGGTTTGGATCATTGAGCAGAATACGGGTCCTGCTCACTTCCTGTTCGCCAAACTTAAAAATCCGACCGCCTTCCGGCGTATCAAACAATTAGCCGCATTCCGCCGTCGGAAAACACATTAACGAAAAATCTCTGTACAGCACAAACCCGGTCTGTCCTCCTGACCGGGTTTTACTCAAACGATACCTTATGCCGTTTCCATGTTGTCAAAAATCGATACATCCAATTGTTTGATCAGATTCGGCACATTGAGTACCAGTATTAAACGGCCGTCCAAATTGACCACTTGATTCACTTCCCGCGCACCTTGCTGCATTTCAACTGCCTGCAGGGTTTCTTTTGCGATGTCCAGTACATCGGTTGCCGCGTCGACGATCAGCCCCAACTTCTGCCCGTTTGACTCCGTCACCACGATCCGCTTATGATCCTGGTCCACATCGCCCGCCTTGCCAAATCCCAACCAAACTCGTAAATTCATCACAGGAACAACCGAGCCGCGCAATTCCATAATACCTGCCATGTATTCTTCCGTATGCGGCATGGAGCGGATATTTTGCAGCCGTTCGATCGACAGCACATGGCTGACATCCAGCGCATATTCCTCCTGCCCAATTTTGCAGATAATCGCTTTTGTCGTTTCAATCGCCATTTGAAAACCTCCCATTCTTTTCCGTTATACTTTAAATTTCGTCAACAAGGCCTGCATCTCCTCTGCCAGGTTGGAGAGCGATTGAGCAGAAGACGCCACTTCTTCTAACGTAGCCAGCGATTCCTGACTGGCTGCTGATGTCTACTGGCTGGCAGTTGCTCCTTCTTCTGCCGCTTTGCTAACCATTTCGATAGCACCTACGATTTGTTGGCTGCCAGCCGACATCTGCTGAACGGCAGCGGACACTTCCTGTACCTCACTTGTCACATGCGAAACCGCATCTTCAATCACGCGAAATGCTTCGTTCACCTTTTGTGTCTTCGTTACCCCGTCCGCCACTGCATTTTCTGTTTCTTTTCGGATTTCTCCGATCAATCCGGCAATCTGTTGTGCCGAACCGGCTGATTGTTCAGCTAATTTACGCACTTCATCCGCTACTACCGCAAATCCGCGTCCCATTTCGCCCGCTCTGGCCGCTTCAATCGCTGCATTGAGAGCCAGATGTTGGTTTGGCTCGCAATCTCTCTCTGTTGTAACAGTTCAATGACAAACGTGTAACAAATTTGTAACAGTTTCATCAATATGTAACCTACTTCTCCATCCGGATCACTTTTTCCAGAGGGATCTGGCGAATTCCGTCAGCCGTCTGCAGCTTCAAATGGCCATTTTTCACAACAGGAATTCCCTCCCAAATCACATCTTCATGCGGTTCGAACAATGTAATTCGGATAGGCTGTTTCTGATGCAAAGCTTCATCCAGGATGTAGGCCATTTCATTCCATGCATCCTGCGAAATGATCGGCAACCTGCGTCGTGTTGATTCCCTTCTTGAACGTTCCATCAATTCGCGATCTTCCGGCAACATTAACCGCATCGCTTCAAAAATATTGCCGTCCACAATTCGCATGCTGTTCCCTCCACTTACATATAATGCCCGCCAATCTTTTTGCTCCGCTCTTTGAATTGACCGGCTTTCCCAAGACTGACCGCTCGCATAATGCTAATCTCTCCGTATTTTGTCCGGATGTCATCCACCGCTCGCGATAGCCGGTTTTGCTTGACAGCATCGTTAAACAACGATAGCTGCAAGGCATTTGTATTCTGCAGCAGATCAAGCGAAACACTGACCGCTCTCACGCCATCCCCCATCCACCAACGATCCAGCAGTTGCAGCAAAACCGGGTACCATTCATTTGCTTCATCCGAATAAAAATCAACTGTTTTTGCTTTATAAAATCCGCCTTGCAGCCCCTCATAAGTCAATCCAAGCCCCACACGCCTGCCTTTCTGGCCTTCCGATCGTGCCCGGCGGCAGACTTCATCGAGCAATTCCAAAATCACAACGGCAATCTCTTCACGCTTATAAAAATCTCGCGGCAAGGTCGTCCGGTGCGAAATCCCTTTATGCGGTTTCTCGCAAGAATGGGGATTTATTTGCGAATCATCCTCCCCCCGACTCCAGCGATGAATAATCGTCCCCCACACGCCAAATCTGTCGACCAGTTTGCTTTCCGGTATCTCCGCCACATCGCCGATCGTTCGGGCTGCAAACTCCTCGTGTAAAATCTTCGCACGGCGCTTCAATCCCCACATATCAAATACGGATAAACGGTGCAGTTGTGTCGGCACATCCTGTTCCGTCCACCAGACGATGCGGTCCGGGTGCTTCTTGGCTTGTTTATTCGCCATTTTGGCCATCCATTTATTGGGCCCTAAACCGATTCGGCAGCGGATTCGGAACAGGTCCCAAACGGTTTGTTTCAGTTCCCGAACGGCTGCAATCGGATCGGAAAACAAATGAGACGGATAAGGGAACGCAAAAAAAGACTCGTCTACACTAAACGGTTCATGCAGCGGAAACAGATGCTCGATCATTCTCCGAATGCGCACGCTTGTCTCCAGATAAAATTCCATGCGCGGTTTAACGACAATCGCTTCCGGACAACGTTGCAATGCTTCCCCCAATCGCATCGCGTTGTCAACACCTGACCGCTTGGCTGCAGGCGTAGCCGCTAAAATAATTCCCGATCTGCGAGCCGGATCACCTGATACCAAAAGCGGCGGATCTGTAAAGTCATCATCCTCACGACGCTTCCACGCGAATTCAGGCCGCGACGCCGCTTCACACGATGCATAGAAACTTTGCATATCAACCAGTCCGTATACCCATTTCATTCCTTTTCGCCTGTCCATTGCCGAATTTTCCCCTGCACCTCCGCATCCAGCATCGCCCTCATAAATACGGCTTCCCGAACGCGTTCACCGGACCGGTACTGAATCCATATATCAGACGCCTGATTGCTCCGATCCAATATCGAAATGTTTTGTTGCTGCAACTGTTGTTTCAACTTTCGCATCTGTTGCAAAAGATGTTCTTCGAATATTTCAAGCTCTAGCAGTTTCCGAATCAAAGCGGTCGGTCGTTCCATGATTTCCCCCAAAATGCGAATATATGTTCCTGTTTAGATATTATAGTATTCGTTCGGCATAATATGCAAACAAATGTTCCCGTATTAATTTCTGTCCTTCATTTCCCAGTGACACTCGACAGGTGCTTTTGCACTGGCATTGGCGGTTTTGTGGCAGAATCGAAAGTTTGGATATGGTATATTGGTGATGGCCGAGGCAAGAAGGTCCAAACGTAAAATGCAAACATGGGGTGAAAGCCATGGAATCTGTAAAATCTTCGAAAAGAAAGTCGTTTTTGGGATTGACCCCAGTGATTTTGGTTCTTGGGTTGGTCAGTTTGTTGACCGACCTCTCCAGTCAAATGATTGTCCCTGTGCTTCCCTTATTTCTTACGTCTGTACTGCACGTTCAGATTGAGGCTGTTGGCATAATCGAAGGAATTGCGGAGAGCACGGCGAGCGTTCTAAAGCTGTTTTCCGGTTGGATCTCGGATCATTTTGGTCGTCGAAAG
The sequence above is a segment of the Effusibacillus dendaii genome. Coding sequences within it:
- a CDS encoding YheC/YheD family protein; this encodes MTQTRKPEMGKWGLYKFFKADTAVSRYLPPTAVLNCSTLQSFLSNHSAVYIKPANGSTGRGVIKVWKHNGRYAYVKEKGTQLQFSDLDSLYRKLRAEQAVTKAIYIIQRAIPLAQIKGRPFDVRLMMMRNESGHWEYVGMAAKVAGPKSIITNVVRSKGYILSVDDALKQSLGLSSTEIDNIKRQMIHLGYKTCHRFDSYKRYWQIGLDLAVDQNRKVWIIEQNTGPAHFLFAKLKNPTAFRRIKQLAAFRRRKTH
- a CDS encoding chemotaxis protein CheW codes for the protein MAIETTKAIICKIGQEEYALDVSHVLSIERLQNIRSMPHTEEYMAGIMELRGSVVPVMNLRVWLGFGKAGDVDQDHKRIVVTESNGQKLGLIVDAATDVLDIAKETLQAVEMQQGAREVNQVVNLDGRLILVLNVPNLIKQLDVSIFDNMETA
- a CDS encoding YolD-like family protein, with translation MRIVDGNIFEAMRLMLPEDRELMERSRRESTRRRLPIISQDAWNEMAYILDEALHQKQPIRITLFEPHEDVIWEGIPVVKNGHLKLQTADGIRQIPLEKVIRMEK
- a CDS encoding DNA polymerase IV, with amino-acid sequence MDRRKGMKWVYGLVDMQSFYASCEAASRPEFAWKRREDDDFTDPPLLVSGDPARRSGIILAATPAAKRSGVDNAMRLGEALQRCPEAIVVKPRMEFYLETSVRIRRMIEHLFPLHEPFSVDESFFAFPYPSHLFSDPIAAVRELKQTVWDLFRIRCRIGLGPNKWMAKMANKQAKKHPDRIVWWTEQDVPTQLHRLSVFDMWGLKRRAKILHEEFAARTIGDVAEIPESKLVDRFGVWGTIIHRWSRGEDDSQINPHSCEKPHKGISHRTTLPRDFYKREEIAVVILELLDEVCRRARSEGQKGRRVGLGLTYEGLQGGFYKAKTVDFYSDEANEWYPVLLQLLDRWWMGDGVRAVSVSLDLLQNTNALQLSLFNDAVKQNRLSRAVDDIRTKYGEISIMRAVSLGKAGQFKERSKKIGGHYM